The region GCACGGCGGGTTCAAATACGAACAGGCGAAGGCGAAGTACGAGCCGTTCGACAAGCTCGTCGACGAGGATCCGGCCACGCGCTCCGCGCTCGCCGAGCTGGCCGCGCGCTACGCGTTGGCCGGACAGCCGGTGATCATCACGATCAACAACAAGGCGGAAGGGTCTGCGCCGCTTTCCTGCATCGCGCTGGCGCGGGAAATCGCCGCCGCGTGCGCGCACTGGCGCAGCGAGGCGGCGTAAGGACTTCACTGCACGCGACGCGTGCTGGCGCGCACGCCGGTTATACGCGGATGATTTCCGCGCGCAATGCGCTGGACGCGATCACGCGCCGCGCTGCGACTTCAGCCGGTGCGAGAACTTCTGGCGGAATTTCGCGAGCTTCGGCCCGATCACGACCGAGCAATAGCCTTGCCCCGGATTGCGGGCGTAATAATTCTGGTGATAGTCCTCGGCAGGCCAGTAGTTGTCGTCAAGCGGCACGACCTGCGTGACGATCGGCTGCCCGAATACCTGCTCGCGCTCCAGCTCGCGAATCACGTCGAGCGCGATGTCGCGCTGCGCGTCCGAATGCGTGAACACCACCGAACGATATTGCGTGCCGACGTCGTTGCCCTGCCGGTTCAGCTGCGTCGGATCGTGCGTCGCGAAGAAGATCTCGAGGATCTCGCGATAGCCGATGCGCGCCGGATCGAAGGTCACGCTCACGACCTCCGCGTGTCCGGTGTCGCCTTCGCACACGTCGCGATAGCCGGGATTGCGCGTATGGCCGCCCGCATATCCCGACTGGACGGCCGTCACGCCGTCGACGTCGAGGAACACGGCCTCCGTGCACCAGAAGCATCCGCCGCCAAGCGTCGCGGTTTCAAGCATGTCGTTCCCCATGAAGTCTGCACCTCGTTGATGATGGCGACCGGTACGCCTTCGCGCGCCGGCGGCCGCCGTTACGTATCGCCGCTGGCCGGTTGCCCGGCGCGAAGCGGCACGCGTTCAAGTATCTCACTCGCGCATGAATCCGGCAGGATCGCGCGCGTACCGCGCCCGACCCGACGCGCGTTTCTCGACTACACTTAGGCACGCTTCGCCGCGACGGCACACCGTCCGGCCGCACGCAGCGTCCGATGCACGCCCGCCCTGATGCCAACATCATCTGCCGGAACATCGATATGTACGCCACAGCAGACTCCATCCGCATTGCCGGCCGCACCACGGGTGTCACACACGCCGCCGCGGCCATCGCACCGTCGCGCGGCCGCGTGCCCGCCGCACGGCCTGTACCGCGATCCGGCTCACCCAGCTTGCCCGCTTTGCCGACCTGATGCACGAGCGCCCGCGTGCCGCAACCGCTTGCGGCCGCTGCACATCCCACCGACCCGCACGTCCGCAGCGGACGGCCGTGCGCCCGCGATCCGATACAACCGAGAGAGGCACCCCATGAGCATGCGGCCCGACCCAACCTTTCACGCTTCGCCGGAACTTGCGATGCAGGCGCCGGCCGAGGAGTTTGCATATACGTTGTTGCTGAGCCCCGATTTTTCCAGACCCGACGCGCTCGCCGTGATCGACGTGAAACCCGGCTCGTCGACCTACGGAAAAATCGTGCACACGGTGACGATGCCGAACACCGGCGACGAGTTTCATCACTTCGGCTGGAATGCGTGCTCGTCGTCGCTGTCGCCGCTGACCGGGCACGCATTTCTCGAACGCCGCTTCCTGATCATCCCCGGGCTGCGTTCGTCGCGCATCTACGTGATCGACACGAAGCCGCACCCGACGCAGGCGCGCATCCACAAGATCATCGAGCCCGACGAAATCTTCGCGAAGACCGGCTATTCGCGGCCGCACACGGTGCACTGCGGCCCCGAGGGCATCTACGTGAGCACGCTCGGCGGGGCCGGCAAAGACGGCACGGACGGCGCGCCGGGCATCTTCATCATGGACTGCGAGACGTTCGACGTGCTCGGCCGCTGGGAAATCGATCGCGGCCCGCAGGACAAGCATTACGACTTCTGGTGGAACCTGCCGCGCGACTACATGGTGTCGAGCGAATGGGCGCTGCCGCCGCAGTTCGAGAACGGCATCGTGCCGGACGACCTGCTCGCGAACCGGTACGGCCACCGGCTGCATTTCTGGGATCTGCGCGCGCGCCGCAACGTGCAGACGATCGATCTCGGCGCGCAGCACCAGATGGCGCTGGAGGTGCGCCCCGCGCACGATCCGGTGCGCGAATACGGATTCGTCGGCGTCGTGGTCGATACGACCAATCTCGAAGGGTCGATCTGGACCTGGTGGCGCGAAGGCGGCCAGTTCCATGTGAAGAAGACCGCAACGATCCCGCCCGAGCCGGCCGCGGCCGACGAGCTGCCGCCGCTGCTGAAGGGTTTCGGCGCGGTGCCGCCGCTCGTGACCGACATCGACCTGTCGCTCGACGACCGCTTCCTGTACGTATCGTGCTGGGGCACCGGCGAAATGCGCCAGTACGACGTGTCGGATCCTCACCACCCCGTGCTCGCGGGGTCGGTGCGCATCGGCGGGATCGTGCGCCGTGCGCCGCACCCGAACGGCCGCGCGTTCGCCGGCGGCCCGCAGATGGTCGAGATCAGCCGCGACGGCCGCCGCGTGTACTGGACCAACTCGCTGTACTCGACGTGGGACGACCAGTTCTATCCGGATGGCCTCCCGGCTGCGCAGGTGCTCGCGCATGCGGGGCCGGACGGCGGCCTGACGCTTGCCGACGACTACTGGGTCGAGTTTCCCGACGGCTATCGCGCGCACCAGATCCGGCTCGAGGGTGGCGACTGCTCGACCGACTCGTTCTGCTACCCGTCGGTCAAGCGTTGAGCGCCGGCGCTACCGCACCGCTTGCGCTCTGGGCTGCGGTGCTCGCGAGCGGCGTCTATCACGGGCTCAATCCGGCGATGGGCTGGCCGCTCGCGGTATCGAACGCGCTGATGGCGCGCCGCGGCAGTGCGCTCGTCGCGGCGCTCGGCTATCTGGCGCTCGGGCACGCACTTGCGGTATTCATGGTGATGCTGCCATTCGGCCTCCTCGCCGCGCTGCTCGCGTGGCAGACGGCGATCCGGATCGGCGCGAGCGCGCTCGTGATCGGCTTCGGTGCCGCATTGCTGATCCGGCGGCGCCACCCGCGTGCGCTCGCGCGGATTCCGCCCGCGCGGCTCGGGCTGTGGTCGTTCGCGATCGCGCTCGCGCATGGCGCCGGGTTGATGCTGGTGCCGATCTATCTCGGGCTGTGCGGCCTCGACCGCGATGCCGGCCATCGCGCGGCGGCCGCGCTCGTCCACGCGCATGTCGGGATGGCACTCGTCGTCGCAGCCGCGCATGCGGCGGCGATGATCGCGGCCGGCGGCGTGCTCGCGTGGCTCGTGTACCGCTATCTCGGGCTGAGGTTCGTCGCGCGGAGCTGGTTCAACCTCGACGCGGTCTGGGCGTCGAGCCTGATCGTGACGGGCGCGCTGGCGCTGGGGTTCGCGGCGGCGCGATAGGGGCGTCGCGCGGCAATGTTCGCTACCTCACGCTCGGCCCGCAATCCGCCGTCCGCGCGGGCCCGGCGGTCGCGATTCCGCTAAAATCGGGCCATGCGCACCACTTTCCAACCGACCGCCCCGGCCTTGTCGCCCTTCGTCCGCCGCGCCTGTTGCATCCGCCGCGCGCCGCGCCCGTCCGTCTCGTTCCGGATGGCCGCCCGATGAACCACGCCACACCGCCCGATTTCGATTCGGGCGCCTTTCGCCAGGCGCTCGGCCAGTTCGCGACCGGCGTCACCGTCATCACGACGCGCGCGCCGTCCGGACAGTTGATCGGCATCACCGCGAGCTCGTTCAACTCGGTTTCGCTCGATCCGCCGCTCGTGCTGTGGAGCCTCGCGCACAAATCGGCGTCGACGCCGGTGTTCCGCAGCAACAGCCATTACGTCGTGAACGTGCTCGCGGCATCGCAGCTCGACCTGTGCAAGCGCTTCTCGACCTACAAGGGCGATCGGTTCGAAGGGATCGCGCATGTGGCCGGCAACTCGGGCATGCCCGTGCTCGACGGAGCGCTCGCATGGTTCGAATGCCACAACCGCAGCCGCTACGACGAAGGCGACCACGTGATCTTCGTCGGCGAAGTGGAACGCTGCGGCGTGCGGCCCGCGTCGGAAGGCGCGCCGCCGCTCGTGTTCCACGGCGGCGGCTTCCACGGCCTCACACCGCTTTGATCGCCCCGGTGCGCGCCAGCCCGACCGGCGCGCCCGCTTCGTCCTTGAGCGTCTGCAGCACGATGTTCGAACGGATGTCCATTACGCCCGGCGCCTTGTACAGCCGGTTCAGCACGAAATCCGAATAGTGCTTGAGGTTGTGCGCGAGCACGCGCAGCAGATAGTGGCTCTCGCCCGTCACGACGAACGCGCCGACCACCTCCGGCCATTCGCGCAGCGCTTCCGCGAAGCGCTCGTGCCATTGATTCTCCTCGTTGCGCATCGACACCTGGACGAACGCCTCGAGCTCGAAGCCGAGCTTCTCGCGGCTCAGGCACGCGCGATAGTGCTCGATCACGCCCTGCTCCTCGAGCAGCCGCATCCGGCGCAAACAAGCGGACGGCGAAAGCGAGATGCGTTCGGCCAGGTCGAGATTGCTGATTCTGCCCTCCTCCTGCAGTACCGCGAGAATCCGGCAGTCGGTGGCGTCGAGCGTGATCGCGTGCATTTTTGGTCCCCCTTTTCCCTCTGATTCGAATTATCTGCCAATCGGGCCGATTGTCCATGGTTATTTCGCAAGCACTTTTTGCGAGCGTCCACCTATCATTCGAAGGATCGATTTACCGATTCGTCATGCCATGGACACACTCTGGGACATCTCGCCGCCCGTCAGCCCTGCCACCCCCGTGTGGCCAGGCGATACGCCGGTTTCCATCGAACGCGTGTGGCGGATGGAAGCCGGCTCGCCGGTCAACGTCGGCCGCGTGACACTGTCGCCGCACACGGGCGCGCACTGCGACGCGCCGCTGCATTACGACGCCGAAGGCGCGCCGATCGGCGCGGTGCCGCTCGATACCTATCTCGGCCCGTGCCGCGTGATCCACTGCATCGGCACGTCGCCGGTCGTGCGCCCGGCCGACGTCGAAAGCGCGCTCGGCGGCGTGCCGCCGCGGGTGCTGCTGCGCACGTACGCGCGCGCCTCGGTCGAACGATGGGACAGCGGCTTCTGCGCGGTCGCGCCCGAGACCGTCGACCTGCTCGCCGCGCACGGCGTGAAGCTGATCGGCATCGATACGCCGTCGCTCGACCCGCAGGAATCGAAGACGATGGACGCGCATCACCGCGTGCGCGCGCACCGGATGGCGATCCTCGAAGGGATCGTGCTCGACGACGTCCCTGCCGGCGACTACGAGCTGATCGCGCTGCCGCTGAAGTTCGCGACGCTCGATGCGAGCCCCGTGCGCGCGGTGCTGCGCGCGCTGCCCGCGCATGCCTCCTGATTACCCCGACCTACGAACTCACATCATGATCAACACCCGTGAAGACGCGCTCGCACTCGATCGCGACGACCCGCTCGCCGCGCTGCGCGACCAGTTCGCGCTGCCCGACGGCGTGATCTATCTCGACGGCAACTCGCTTGGCGCGCAGCCGCGCGCATCGGCCGCGCGCGCACAACAGGTGATCGGCGCCGAATGGGGCGAAGGCCTGATCCGCAGCTGGAACACCGCCGGCTGGTTCGCGCTGCCGCGCCGCCTCGGCGACAAGCTCGCGACGCTGATCGGCGGCGCGCCCGGCGAGACGGTCGTCACCGACACCATCTCGATCAATCTGTTCAAGCTGCTGTCGGCGATGCTGCGCCATCAGGCCGAACGCGCGCCGGAACGCCGCGTGATCGTGTCGGAGCGCTCGAACTTCCCGACCGACCTCTACATCGCGCAAGGGCTGATCGCGCAGCTCGGCGGCAACTACGAGCTGCGCCTGATCGACGATCCGGCCGAACTGCCCGACGCGCTCGGCGCGGACACGGCGGTCGCGATGATCACGCACGTGAACTACCGCACCGGCTACATGCACGACATGCCGGCTGTCACGCAGCTCGTGCACGACGCGGGCGCGCTGATGCTGTGGGATCTCGCGCACTCGGCCGGCGCCGTGCCGGTCGACCTGAACGGCGCGCGTGCGGACGGCGCGGTCGGCTGCACGTACAAGTACCTGAACGGCGGCCCCGGTTCGCCGGCGTTCGTGTGGGTGCCGCAGCGCCATCTCGCGCACTTCTCGCAGCCGTTGTCGGGCTGGTGGGGTCATCGCGCGCCGTTCGCGATGGAGCCGGGCTTCGCACCCGATCCGGGTATCGCGCGCTTTCTGTGCGGCACGCAGCCGATCGTGTCGATGTCGATGGTCGAGTGCGGGCTCGACGTGTTCCTGCAGACGGACATGCAGGCGATCCGTCGCAAGTCGCTTGCGCTGACCGACGCGTTCATCGCGCTCGTCGAGCATCGCTGCGCGGGCCTGTCGCTGAAGCTCGTCACGCCGCGCGCGCATCACCAGCGCGGCTCGCAGGCGAGCTTCGAGCACCCGCACGGCTACGAGGTGATGCAGGCGCTGATCGCGCGCGGCGTGATCGGCGACTACCGCGAGCCGTACGTGCTGCGCTTCGGCTTCACGCCGCTCTATACGCGCTTCGTCGACGTGTGGGATGCCGTCGAGACGCTGCGCGACATCCTCGCCACCGATGCGTGGAAGGCGCCCGAATTCGCCGAACGCGGCGCGGTGACCTGATCGGTACCGTCCGGCGCGCGCCGCGGTTGCGAGTGGATCGCGCGCCGCGCCCCCCGTCATTCAAATCTGGAGAAGGTCGTGAATTCTGGTCATATGCAGCCACCCGGCGGCGACGCGCCGGCGGGCTGCCCGTTCTCGGGCGCACGTGCGGCCCAGCCCGCCCACGAAGCGCCCCACGTGCCGGGCGGCGATGCCGTGGGCCAAGCCGGCTGGCACAACGCGCAACTCGATTTCTCGAAGTCGATGAGCTACGGCGACTACCTGTCGCTCAATTCGATCCTCAACGCACAGCATCCGCTGTCGCCCGATCACAACGAGATGCTGTTCATCATTCAGCATCAGACGAGCGAGCTGTGGATGAAGCTCGCGCTGTTCGAACTGCGCGGCGCGCTGGATGCAGTGCGCACCGACGCGCTGCCGCCCGCGTTCAAGATGCTCGCGCGCGTGTCGCGCATTCTCGAGCAGCTCGTGCAGGCGTGGAACGTGCTGTCCACGATGACGCCGTCCGAGTATTCGGCGATGCGGCCGTATCTCGGCCAGTCGTCGGGCTTCCAGTCGTACCAGTACCGGCAGCTCGAATTCCTGCTCGGCAACAAGAACGTGCAGATGCTGCAGCCGCATGCGCACCGGCCCGACATTCTCGAACAGGTGCGCGCGACGCTGGAGGCGCCGTCGTTCTACGACGAGGTCGTGCGTCTGCTCGCGCGCCGCGGTTTCCCGATCGCGCCCGAGCGGCTCGAGCGCGACTGGA is a window of Burkholderia latens DNA encoding:
- the kynU gene encoding kynureninase; amino-acid sequence: MNTREDALALDRDDPLAALRDQFALPDGVIYLDGNSLGAQPRASAARAQQVIGAEWGEGLIRSWNTAGWFALPRRLGDKLATLIGGAPGETVVTDTISINLFKLLSAMLRHQAERAPERRVIVSERSNFPTDLYIAQGLIAQLGGNYELRLIDDPAELPDALGADTAVAMITHVNYRTGYMHDMPAVTQLVHDAGALMLWDLAHSAGAVPVDLNGARADGAVGCTYKYLNGGPGSPAFVWVPQRHLAHFSQPLSGWWGHRAPFAMEPGFAPDPGIARFLCGTQPIVSMSMVECGLDVFLQTDMQAIRRKSLALTDAFIALVEHRCAGLSLKLVTPRAHHQRGSQASFEHPHGYEVMQALIARGVIGDYREPYVLRFGFTPLYTRFVDVWDAVETLRDILATDAWKAPEFAERGAVT
- a CDS encoding selenium-binding protein SBP56-related protein, with the protein product MSMRPDPTFHASPELAMQAPAEEFAYTLLLSPDFSRPDALAVIDVKPGSSTYGKIVHTVTMPNTGDEFHHFGWNACSSSLSPLTGHAFLERRFLIIPGLRSSRIYVIDTKPHPTQARIHKIIEPDEIFAKTGYSRPHTVHCGPEGIYVSTLGGAGKDGTDGAPGIFIMDCETFDVLGRWEIDRGPQDKHYDFWWNLPRDYMVSSEWALPPQFENGIVPDDLLANRYGHRLHFWDLRARRNVQTIDLGAQHQMALEVRPAHDPVREYGFVGVVVDTTNLEGSIWTWWREGGQFHVKKTATIPPEPAAADELPPLLKGFGAVPPLVTDIDLSLDDRFLYVSCWGTGEMRQYDVSDPHHPVLAGSVRIGGIVRRAPHPNGRAFAGGPQMVEISRDGRRVYWTNSLYSTWDDQFYPDGLPAAQVLAHAGPDGGLTLADDYWVEFPDGYRAHQIRLEGGDCSTDSFCYPSVKR
- the msrA gene encoding peptide-methionine (S)-S-oxide reductase MsrA, with the translated sequence MGNDMLETATLGGGCFWCTEAVFLDVDGVTAVQSGYAGGHTRNPGYRDVCEGDTGHAEVVSVTFDPARIGYREILEIFFATHDPTQLNRQGNDVGTQYRSVVFTHSDAQRDIALDVIRELEREQVFGQPIVTQVVPLDDNYWPAEDYHQNYYARNPGQGYCSVVIGPKLAKFRQKFSHRLKSQRGA
- the kynB gene encoding arylformamidase, with the translated sequence MDTLWDISPPVSPATPVWPGDTPVSIERVWRMEAGSPVNVGRVTLSPHTGAHCDAPLHYDAEGAPIGAVPLDTYLGPCRVIHCIGTSPVVRPADVESALGGVPPRVLLRTYARASVERWDSGFCAVAPETVDLLAAHGVKLIGIDTPSLDPQESKTMDAHHRVRAHRMAILEGIVLDDVPAGDYELIALPLKFATLDASPVRAVLRALPAHAS
- a CDS encoding flavin reductase family protein; its protein translation is MNHATPPDFDSGAFRQALGQFATGVTVITTRAPSGQLIGITASSFNSVSLDPPLVLWSLAHKSASTPVFRSNSHYVVNVLAASQLDLCKRFSTYKGDRFEGIAHVAGNSGMPVLDGALAWFECHNRSRYDEGDHVIFVGEVERCGVRPASEGAPPLVFHGGGFHGLTPL
- the kynA gene encoding tryptophan 2,3-dioxygenase, which translates into the protein MQPPGGDAPAGCPFSGARAAQPAHEAPHVPGGDAVGQAGWHNAQLDFSKSMSYGDYLSLNSILNAQHPLSPDHNEMLFIIQHQTSELWMKLALFELRGALDAVRTDALPPAFKMLARVSRILEQLVQAWNVLSTMTPSEYSAMRPYLGQSSGFQSYQYRQLEFLLGNKNVQMLQPHAHRPDILEQVRATLEAPSFYDEVVRLLARRGFPIAPERLERDWTQPMRHDETVEAAWLEVYRHPQQHWELYEMAEELVDLEDAFRQWRFRHVTTVERIIGFKQGTGGTSGAPYLRKMLDVVLFPELWHVRTTL
- a CDS encoding Lrp/AsnC family transcriptional regulator, whose product is MHAITLDATDCRILAVLQEEGRISNLDLAERISLSPSACLRRMRLLEEQGVIEHYRACLSREKLGFELEAFVQVSMRNEENQWHERFAEALREWPEVVGAFVVTGESHYLLRVLAHNLKHYSDFVLNRLYKAPGVMDIRSNIVLQTLKDEAGAPVGLARTGAIKAV